ctcgctcagacctcagtgaaaagaatatccccattgttattgctgcttgctgtgtgcttcacaatatctgtgacagtaagggggagacctttatggcagggtgggaggttgaggcaactcgcctggccgctgattacgcgcagccagacaccagggcggttagaggagcacagcagggcgcggtgcgcatcagagaagctttgaaaacgagttttgtgactggccaggctactgtgtgaaacttctgtttgtttctccttgatgaaccctccaaaccccccccccgacccagttcactctacttccctgtaaaccaaccaccccaccccaccctcccctcccgcttgcagaggcaataaagtcattgttttttcacattcatgcattctttattagttcctcacagaagtagggggataattgccaaggtagcctgggatgggtgggggaggagggatggaaaaggacacactgaattttaaaactttaattcttattgaaggccagccttctgattcttgggcgatcatctggggtggagtgaatgggtggacggaggcccccccaccgtgttcttgggcgtcttggtgaggaggctatggaacttggggaggagggctgttggttacacaggggctgtagcggcggtctctgctcctgctgcctttcctgcaactcaaccatacgctcgagcatatcagtttgatgctccagcagacggagcattgcctcttgccgtctgtctgcaagctgacgccacctatcgtcttcagcccgccacttgctctgttcatcccgcgattcagcccgccacctctcctctcgttcatattgggcttttctcatctccgacattgactgcctccacgcattctgctgtgctctatcagcgtgggaggacatctgcagctccgtgaacatatcgtccctcgtcctacgttttctctttctaatgttcacgagcctctgcgaaggagaaacatttgcagctggtggaggagaagggagaggtggttaaaaaagacacattttagagaacaatgggtacactctttcattacaaggtcgcatatttcggcttgcaggcagccatggtaggccacagtgttttggcttttttaaccttcttaacatgcgggaaaggttgcaaacagcagcgcatttcccatatcaaggatgaattgggttgtccatttaaaatggggtttcaatgtaaaaggagggggctgcggtttcccggttaacatgcggcacaaacacaagtaaaccaccccccccacacacacacacacgattctctgggatgatcacttcacccctccccccaccgcatggttaacagcggggaacatttctggtcagaagagcaggaacgggtgcctctgaatgtccccttaataaaatcaccccatttcaaccaggagagctttctggagatgtgcctggaggatttccgctccatccccatacacgttaacagacttttccagtagatgtactggccgcgattgccagggcaaagtaatcattaaacacgcttgcttttttttgtgtaatgtttacaaatatttacaaagttacactcaccagaggtctcctgtgtgccctgagggtcttgggtgagttcgggggttactggttccaggtccagggtcacaaacatatcctggctgttggggaaaccggtttctccgcttccttgctgctgtgagctacctacagtacctccatcgtcatcttcctcgttccccgaaccgtcttccctgtgtgtttctccagtgagagagtcatagcacacggttggggtagtggtggctgcaccccctaggatcgcatgcagctccgcgtagtagcggcaagtttgcggctctgccccggaccttccgtttgcttctctggctttgtggtaagcttgccgtagctccttaattttcacgcggcactgctgtgtgtccctgttatggcctcggtctttcatggccttggagatcttttctaatacttttccatttcttttactgctacggagttcagctatcactgcttcatctccccatatggcgagcagatctcgtacctcccattcggtccatgctggagctcttttgcgatcctgggaggactccatcacggttacctgtgctgatgagctctgcgtggtcacctgtgctctccacgctgggcaaacaggaaatgaaattcaaacattcgtgggtcttttcctgtctacctggtcagtgcatctgagttgagagtgctgtccagagcggtcacaatgaagcactgtgggatagctcccggaggccaataacgtcgaattccgtccacactaccccaattccgacccgcaaaggccggttttatcgctaatcccctcgtcggaggtggtgtaaagaaaccggtttaaaggaccctttaagtcgaaagaaagggcttcgttgtgtgga
Above is a genomic segment from Chrysemys picta bellii isolate R12L10 chromosome 14, ASM1138683v2, whole genome shotgun sequence containing:
- the LOC135975614 gene encoding uncharacterized protein LOC135975614, translated to MESSQDRKRAPAWTEWEVRDLLAIWGDEAVIAELRSSKRNGKVLEKISKAMKDRGHNRDTQQCRVKIKELRQAYHKAREANGRSGAEPQTCRYYAELHAILGGAATTTPTVCYDSLTGETHREDGSGNEEDDDGGTVGSSQQQGSGETGFPNSQDMFVTLDLEPVTPELTQDPQGTQETSAANVSPSQRLVNIRKRKRRTRDDMFTELQMSSHADRAQQNAWRQSMSEMRKAQYEREERWRAESRDEQSKWRAEDDRWRQLADRRQEAMLRLLEHQTDMLERMVELQERQQEQRPPLQPLCNQQPSSPSSIASSPRRPRTRWGGLRPPIHSTPDDRPRIRRLAFNKN